One window from the genome of Acinetobacter sp. ANC 7912 encodes:
- the gatC gene encoding Asp-tRNA(Asn)/Glu-tRNA(Gln) amidotransferase subunit GatC, whose product MSTSDAQHSADLNAETVSAIAHLARLSLDDTQSTEYAQSLNKILGMMETLKGINTDGVEPLKSPFDHPQPLREDAVTESNHRDEYQAVAPAVQDGLYLVPRVIE is encoded by the coding sequence ATGTCTACATCGGATGCACAGCATTCTGCAGATTTAAATGCAGAAACAGTTTCAGCGATTGCACACCTCGCAAGGTTATCTCTGGATGATACGCAATCTACTGAATATGCTCAAAGTTTAAATAAAATTTTAGGCATGATGGAAACGCTGAAAGGTATCAATACTGACGGTGTTGAACCATTGAAGAGCCCTTTCGACCATCCACAGCCATTACGTGAAGACGCGGTGACTGAAAGCAACCATCGTGATGAATACCAAGCCGTAGCGCCTGCTGTACAGGACGGCTTATACCTGGTTCCACGCGTGATTGAGTAA
- a CDS encoding IS30 family transposase yields MLESRKEGFSPRKFAELIKRHPSTIYRELKRNSINDVYQARYASDNTFARRRRGHRKLKIDSILWRFIVEAIRCLWSPQQISKRLKTFSDLDQTMNVSHTTIYSTIRALPKGELKKDLLSCLRHENKKRKANGEPKKDSILQDIKTIHERPAEVQERKIPGHWEADLIKGKDNKSSIATLIERNTRLCILATLPDAKAESVRKALTEALKYLPAELRKTLTYDRGREMSEHKILEEDLGIDVYFCDPHSPWQKGTCENMNGLIRQYLPKGIDLNQADQHYLNQVAMSLNTRPRKALDWLTPLEKFAQLVDYHKAFETVAPHV; encoded by the coding sequence ATGCTTGAGTCAAGAAAAGAAGGCTTTTCACCCAGAAAATTTGCTGAACTTATTAAAAGACATCCTAGTACGATCTATCGTGAACTTAAAAGAAATAGCATCAATGACGTTTATCAAGCTCGATATGCTTCTGATAACACCTTCGCTAGACGTAGACGTGGTCACAGAAAACTCAAAATCGACTCAATCCTCTGGAGATTTATTGTTGAAGCGATCCGTTGTTTATGGTCTCCTCAGCAAATATCGAAGCGTTTAAAGACATTTTCTGATTTGGATCAAACAATGAATGTAAGCCATACAACGATTTACTCAACTATACGAGCATTACCAAAGGGTGAGTTGAAAAAAGACTTATTATCCTGTCTGCGTCATGAAAATAAAAAGCGAAAAGCTAACGGTGAACCTAAAAAAGATTCTATATTACAGGATATTAAAACTATTCATGAGCGCCCAGCTGAAGTTCAAGAAAGAAAAATACCGGGTCATTGGGAGGCCGATTTAATTAAAGGTAAAGACAATAAAAGTTCGATAGCAACACTTATTGAACGAAATACACGGCTCTGTATCTTGGCAACATTACCTGATGCAAAGGCAGAATCAGTGCGCAAGGCTTTAACTGAAGCTCTGAAATATTTACCTGCAGAACTGCGTAAAACGTTGACCTATGACCGTGGACGTGAGATGTCAGAACATAAAATACTCGAAGAAGATTTAGGCATAGATGTATATTTCTGTGACCCACATTCACCATGGCAAAAAGGCACATGCGAAAATATGAATGGTTTAATTAGGCAATATTTACCTAAAGGGATTGATTTAAATCAGGCAGATCAGCATTATTTAAATCAAGTTGCCATGTCACTGAATACTCGTCCTAGAAAAGCGTTAGATTGGCTTACACCATTAGAGAAGTTTGCTCAGCTTGTTGATTATCATAAGGCTTTTGAAACTGTCGCACCTCATGTTTGA
- the mreC gene encoding rod shape-determining protein MreC, which produces MQTHLFSRQPPSFRSFIIALVTCLVVLFFDWRMPHLVQPAREVLNAAYNPIYALASYPVLSREWLNQQTKSEAQLRRENTAMRAELLQAQVRLQKIAELSAENTRLRGLLDTPLIIDGRMEIAEVIGTDPDPLRHIIVINRGSNSQLRVGQTVLDDKGIMGQIISVYPHSSRVMLLSDKEHSLSVRLEHTGMRAIVSGTGDLGRLKMEYVPTSANIKVGEKVYSSGLGQHFPAGYLVGTISKVQRHNSGEFAQIDVTPAAQLAGGHHVVVLFSDSLAMEQPYVDR; this is translated from the coding sequence GTGCAAACACATCTGTTTTCTAGACAACCGCCATCTTTTCGCTCATTCATCATTGCGTTGGTGACCTGTCTGGTGGTGCTATTCTTTGACTGGCGCATGCCACACCTGGTTCAACCTGCAAGGGAAGTGCTGAACGCGGCATATAATCCGATTTATGCTTTGGCCAGCTATCCTGTACTGTCGCGAGAATGGCTGAATCAACAAACCAAGTCTGAAGCCCAGTTGCGTCGCGAAAATACCGCGATGCGTGCTGAGCTGCTGCAGGCTCAGGTTCGTCTGCAAAAAATTGCAGAACTCTCTGCTGAAAATACCCGTCTGCGCGGTCTTTTAGACACGCCGTTAATTATTGATGGCCGTATGGAAATTGCCGAAGTGATTGGGACAGATCCTGATCCTTTACGGCATATCATCGTGATTAACCGTGGTTCTAACAGCCAGCTCCGCGTTGGGCAGACCGTATTGGATGACAAGGGGATTATGGGGCAGATCATCAGTGTCTATCCGCATAGTAGCCGCGTCATGCTGCTGTCAGACAAGGAACATTCACTTTCAGTGCGTTTGGAACACACCGGCATGCGTGCCATCGTCTCGGGGACGGGTGATCTGGGGCGTCTGAAAATGGAATATGTGCCAACCAGCGCTAACATCAAGGTGGGCGAGAAGGTCTACAGTTCCGGTCTGGGTCAGCATTTCCCGGCAGGTTATCTGGTCGGCACCATTTCCAAAGTACAACGACATAATTCCGGGGAATTTGCCCAGATTGATGTGACACCTGCAGCCCAACTGGCTGGCGGTCATCATGTGGTGGTGCTATTCTCTGACTCATTAGCGATGGAGCAACCGTATGTCGATCGCTAA
- a CDS encoding IS4 family transposase yields MTLSENLDCTLQHSLPSLSHFSEFIDFNWIEESLNQTGKASIRRRKLPAEHVVWLVIGLALFRNQPIGYVVEQLKLVFGTTEYCVPSAVVQARQRLGSEPLNALFSLLSQAWFEESQQQYSNFHGLSVCAVDGVVWSMPYTDENFAHFGSSKGKTADAPYPQVRATCLVNTATHEIIDAQIGSMDQGELTLASQLSPCSHSITLFDRAYFSADFLIGWQKRAEESHWLMRAKDNLRYEIVERNSQHDFHIRMPISTRAKKLNPALGDYWEARLIEVEQAGKIRRYITSLIDSKRYPLLALAKLYAQRWEIEMCYREIKSNLQEGKHLRSKQPTLIYQELWGVFIAYNILRRQMKYMAQRAKVSPLRMSFHITSIAILNLLKFDSLASAGNLPKHLESLMEKSKRYVLPKKRSRNYPRVVKGKPQKYPKKCQSIS; encoded by the coding sequence ATGACTTTATCTGAAAATTTAGATTGCACCCTTCAACATTCTTTACCTTCACTTAGCCATTTTAGTGAATTTATTGATTTCAACTGGATTGAGGAAAGTCTGAATCAAACAGGTAAGGCATCAATTAGAAGAAGGAAGTTACCCGCTGAACATGTGGTATGGCTTGTCATTGGACTCGCTTTATTTCGAAATCAACCTATCGGATATGTCGTAGAACAACTAAAACTTGTATTTGGTACAACAGAATATTGTGTTCCTAGCGCAGTAGTACAAGCACGACAACGTTTAGGATCAGAACCTTTAAATGCGCTATTTTCTTTACTTAGCCAAGCCTGGTTTGAAGAATCTCAGCAGCAATACTCAAACTTTCACGGTCTGAGTGTGTGCGCTGTTGATGGTGTTGTTTGGTCTATGCCTTATACAGATGAGAATTTTGCACACTTTGGTTCATCTAAAGGAAAAACTGCTGATGCTCCTTATCCACAAGTGAGAGCAACCTGCTTAGTAAATACCGCGACCCATGAAATTATAGATGCTCAAATAGGCAGTATGGATCAAGGTGAACTCACACTGGCAAGCCAATTATCTCCTTGTTCACACAGTATTACCCTATTTGATCGAGCCTATTTCTCTGCAGATTTTCTCATCGGGTGGCAAAAACGTGCAGAAGAAAGTCATTGGCTTATGCGTGCAAAAGATAATTTACGGTATGAGATTGTGGAGCGTAATTCGCAACATGACTTTCATATTAGAATGCCGATATCAACAAGAGCTAAAAAACTTAATCCAGCCTTAGGAGATTATTGGGAAGCACGTCTCATTGAGGTTGAGCAGGCAGGTAAGATTAGACGTTATATCACTTCACTAATAGATTCAAAGAGATATCCATTATTAGCTTTAGCAAAACTCTATGCCCAGCGTTGGGAAATAGAAATGTGTTACCGAGAAATCAAGAGTAACTTACAGGAAGGGAAGCATTTAAGGAGTAAACAACCTACCTTGATTTATCAAGAGTTATGGGGAGTCTTTATTGCCTATAATATTCTAAGAAGACAAATGAAATATATGGCTCAACGTGCAAAAGTCAGTCCTTTGAGAATGAGCTTTCATATTACCTCTATTGCTATCCTTAACCTATTGAAGTTTGATTCTTTGGCTTCCGCAGGCAATTTGCCTAAACATCTAGAAAGTTTAATGGAAAAATCTAAAAGGTATGTTTTACCGAAAAAAAGAAGTAGAAACTACCCACGAGTTGTGAAAGGGAAACCACAGAAATACCCAAAAAAATGCCAGTCAATCTCTTAA
- a CDS encoding RNA-guided endonuclease TnpB family protein, with translation MKTLKLRIKDKHCKVLDQLASEVNFVWNYVNDLCFKHLQRKQQFFSAYDIAKYTKGTSKECNLHSQTIQAVAEELVTRRKQFKKAKLKWRVSNKKNARRSLGWIPFKKVAVKYADGYVQYGKHQFKLWDSYGLSKYNVKTGSFVEDSRGRWYVCLVVDSIKTEKTTAKTSIGIDLGLKDLATCSDGVKFKAPKIYRQYEQKLGIAQRARNKKRVKAIHAKIKNLRQNMLHQFSHKLVNEHAAIFVGNVNAKALAQTKLAKSVLDAGWTTLRTMLKYKCENAGVWYEEVNEAYTTQTCSCCGSRSSSLKGRAGLGIREWQCVECGTFHDRDINSALNILALGHGRLAGGISVL, from the coding sequence ATGAAGACACTTAAATTACGCATAAAAGACAAACATTGCAAGGTGCTAGACCAATTGGCATCTGAAGTTAATTTTGTCTGGAACTATGTCAATGATTTGTGTTTTAAACACTTGCAAAGAAAACAACAATTCTTTTCAGCTTACGATATTGCTAAATACACGAAAGGTACATCAAAAGAGTGCAATTTGCACAGCCAAACCATACAGGCAGTTGCGGAAGAATTAGTTACTCGAAGAAAGCAATTTAAAAAAGCCAAGCTAAAATGGCGTGTCAGTAACAAAAAAAATGCTAGACGTTCTCTCGGTTGGATTCCATTTAAAAAAGTGGCGGTGAAATATGCCGATGGGTATGTCCAATACGGCAAGCATCAATTCAAGCTATGGGACAGTTACGGACTAAGTAAATACAATGTTAAAACAGGCTCGTTTGTCGAGGATAGCCGAGGGCGTTGGTATGTATGTCTTGTGGTTGATTCAATTAAAACAGAGAAAACCACCGCTAAAACCTCAATTGGCATTGATCTAGGACTCAAAGACCTTGCGACTTGCTCAGATGGTGTAAAGTTCAAAGCGCCTAAAATCTATCGTCAATATGAACAAAAACTTGGTATTGCTCAAAGAGCAAGAAATAAAAAACGTGTCAAAGCGATTCATGCCAAGATCAAAAATCTACGTCAAAATATGCTGCATCAATTCAGTCATAAACTGGTGAATGAACATGCAGCCATCTTCGTTGGTAATGTGAATGCCAAAGCATTGGCACAGACAAAATTAGCTAAGTCTGTACTCGATGCAGGTTGGACGACCTTAAGAACCATGCTCAAGTATAAATGCGAGAACGCAGGGGTATGGTATGAAGAAGTCAATGAAGCCTATACCACCCAAACTTGCTCGTGCTGCGGCTCACGCTCCAGTAGTCTGAAAGGTAGAGCAGGACTTGGAATAAGAGAATGGCAGTGTGTGGAGTGCGGTACATTCCACGATAGAGATATAAACTCAGCACTGAATATTCTTGCGCTCGGACATGGGCGTCTCGCAGGAGGAATCTCCGTCCTTTAG
- a CDS encoding rod shape-determining protein encodes MILKRLIGLFSPDLAIDLGTANTLIYAPGRGIILNEPTVVAIRHSGSQKIVAAVGLDAKQMLGRTPANISAIRPMKDGVIADFEVTETMLNQFIGKVHEKRLFPPAPRVVVCVPCKSTLVERRAIREAVYNAGAREVRLIEEPMAAAIGAGMPVEQACGSMVVDVGGGTTEIAIISLQGCVYADSLRIGGDVFDEQIINYVRKAHGCVIGETTAETIKKEVGMALPDEGAKPLEIEVRGRNLAEGVPRAITVTSDEVTQAIADPLQNIVSAVKSALEQTPPELSSDIAERGIVLTGGGALLRNLDKLLAKETGLPVVVAEDPLSCVTRGGGKVLEFFDNPNHDMLFVG; translated from the coding sequence GTGATTCTAAAACGACTAATAGGCTTGTTTTCGCCAGATCTAGCCATTGATTTAGGTACTGCAAATACACTTATTTATGCGCCAGGACGAGGCATTATATTAAATGAACCGACGGTTGTAGCAATCCGTCATAGTGGTTCACAGAAAATTGTTGCTGCCGTAGGTCTTGACGCGAAACAAATGCTTGGTCGTACCCCGGCAAATATTTCAGCAATCCGTCCGATGAAGGATGGCGTGATTGCCGACTTCGAAGTAACTGAAACGATGCTGAACCAGTTCATCGGTAAAGTTCACGAAAAACGTTTATTTCCACCAGCGCCACGTGTTGTGGTGTGTGTACCGTGTAAATCTACCCTGGTTGAACGCCGTGCAATCCGTGAAGCAGTGTATAACGCTGGCGCGCGTGAAGTTCGTCTGATTGAAGAGCCAATGGCTGCAGCCATCGGTGCTGGCATGCCGGTAGAACAGGCATGTGGTTCAATGGTTGTAGATGTGGGCGGTGGTACTACAGAAATCGCGATCATCTCGCTGCAGGGCTGTGTCTATGCAGACTCGCTGCGTATCGGTGGTGATGTATTTGACGAACAGATCATCAATTACGTGCGTAAAGCGCATGGTTGTGTGATTGGTGAAACCACAGCAGAAACCATCAAGAAAGAAGTGGGTATGGCACTTCCAGATGAAGGTGCGAAACCACTGGAAATCGAAGTTCGTGGCCGTAACCTCGCAGAAGGTGTGCCTCGTGCAATTACCGTGACTTCTGATGAAGTGACTCAGGCGATTGCTGATCCGCTACAAAATATCGTGTCTGCAGTAAAATCTGCACTGGAACAAACGCCTCCTGAACTGTCTTCTGACATCGCTGAGCGCGGGATCGTGTTGACCGGTGGTGGCGCATTATTGCGTAACCTGGACAAGCTGCTTGCCAAAGAAACTGGTCTGCCAGTGGTCGTTGCAGAAGATCCACTATCCTGTGTCACCCGTGGTGGCGGTAAGGTGCTCGAATTCTTCGACAACCCAAATCATGACATGTTATTCGTAGGCTAA
- the sbmA gene encoding peptide antibiotic transporter SbmA has translation MFKSFFPKPLWFFLSVVIWFFINLAIWHSGGSGWGSYVGFSEGYHEATLAIDISRFWSQKFLWFYLWFLTATALFAGFWYVVARHPWQRWSVWGSAFILFNIWFGVQVNVVLNEWYSPFYDQIQKMLTSGGGDVGLLYQGALTFIYIAMIYVTLAVFNMFFVSHYVFRWRTAMNDYYTSFWEKLRHIEGASQRIQEDTMRFARSTEELGVSFIESFMLLMAFLPVLYKLSSHVTILPIVGHVDHALMWASLGWAVLGTVILMVVGMKLPGLEFNNQKVEAAYRKELVYGEDYAERAQPLTLKELFGRVRWNYFRLYFHYAYFNMVRIWYLQLDNIYGLFVLFPSIAAGTITLGLMMQILNVFNKVRESFQYLILSWPKIIELLSIYKRLKAFESHIH, from the coding sequence ATGTTTAAGTCTTTCTTTCCGAAACCCCTCTGGTTTTTTCTCAGCGTGGTGATCTGGTTTTTTATCAACCTCGCGATCTGGCATTCCGGTGGTTCCGGCTGGGGCAGCTATGTGGGGTTTAGTGAAGGTTATCATGAAGCGACATTGGCGATTGATATCAGCCGGTTCTGGTCGCAAAAATTCTTGTGGTTTTATCTGTGGTTCCTGACCGCGACAGCCTTGTTTGCAGGATTTTGGTATGTGGTGGCACGTCATCCCTGGCAGCGCTGGTCGGTCTGGGGCTCAGCCTTTATCCTGTTTAATATCTGGTTTGGCGTTCAGGTCAATGTAGTGCTGAATGAGTGGTACAGCCCGTTCTATGACCAGATTCAGAAGATGTTGACCAGTGGTGGTGGCGATGTCGGACTATTGTATCAGGGGGCATTGACCTTTATTTATATCGCGATGATTTATGTGACCTTGGCGGTATTTAACATGTTCTTTGTCAGCCACTATGTATTCCGTTGGCGTACGGCAATGAACGATTATTACACCTCGTTCTGGGAAAAACTGCGCCATATTGAAGGGGCTTCACAGCGTATTCAGGAAGATACCATGCGCTTTGCCCGTAGTACTGAAGAGTTGGGCGTATCCTTTATTGAATCCTTTATGCTGCTAATGGCCTTCCTGCCAGTGCTGTACAAGCTGTCCAGTCATGTCACCATTTTGCCGATCGTGGGGCATGTCGATCATGCCTTGATGTGGGCATCACTGGGTTGGGCCGTTCTGGGCACGGTGATCCTGATGGTAGTGGGGATGAAACTGCCTGGTCTGGAATTTAACAACCAGAAGGTGGAAGCGGCTTACCGGAAGGAACTGGTCTATGGTGAAGATTATGCCGAACGTGCTCAGCCACTGACCTTAAAAGAACTGTTTGGACGGGTGCGCTGGAACTATTTCCGCTTGTATTTCCACTATGCCTATTTCAACATGGTACGGATCTGGTATTTGCAGCTGGACAATATCTATGGTCTGTTTGTGCTGTTCCCGAGCATTGCAGCAGGGACGATTACTTTAGGTTTGATGATGCAGATTCTGAATGTATTTAACAAAGTACGTGAATCATTCCAGTATTTGATTTTGTCTTGGCCGAAAATTATCGAACTGCTATCGATCTATAAACGTTTGAAAGCATTTGAATCGCATATCCATTAA
- a CDS encoding DJ-1/PfpI family protein, translated as MAKQLLMLVGDYAEDYETMVPFQFLTGLGYTVHAVCPDKKAGDTVATAIHDFEGDQTYSEKRGHNFAINYDFSAVNTSEYIGLVIPGGRAPEYLRMNERVIEIVREFDSAQKPIAAVCHGAQLLAAANVLKGRTCSAYPACAAEVKLAGGQYADIAVTEAVTDGNLVTAPAWPAHPAWLAQFVKVLGATITL; from the coding sequence ATGGCTAAACAACTGCTGATGCTGGTCGGTGACTATGCCGAAGACTATGAAACCATGGTGCCATTCCAGTTTTTAACTGGCCTCGGCTATACCGTACATGCCGTCTGCCCGGACAAAAAAGCCGGTGACACGGTAGCCACTGCCATTCACGACTTTGAAGGCGACCAGACCTATAGCGAAAAACGCGGCCATAACTTTGCCATCAACTATGACTTTAGTGCGGTGAACACGTCTGAATATATCGGACTGGTGATTCCTGGTGGCCGTGCACCGGAATACCTGCGTATGAATGAACGCGTAATTGAAATCGTACGTGAATTTGACAGTGCCCAAAAACCGATTGCAGCCGTGTGTCATGGTGCCCAGCTGCTTGCTGCTGCGAATGTACTCAAAGGCCGTACCTGTTCTGCCTACCCGGCCTGTGCGGCTGAAGTGAAACTGGCGGGTGGACAGTATGCCGATATCGCCGTGACTGAAGCAGTAACCGATGGAAATCTGGTGACTGCGCCAGCGTGGCCTGCACATCCAGCCTGGTTGGCTCAGTTTGTGAAAGTGCTAGGGGCAACCATCACACTATAA
- the gatB gene encoding Asp-tRNA(Asn)/Glu-tRNA(Gln) amidotransferase subunit GatB: protein MAKNAAKPKSNLIDGWEVVIGIEIHTQLATKSKIFSGSSTEFGNDPNTQASLVDLAMPGVLPVLNKEVVDLAIRFGLGIDAYIDQASVFARKNYFYPDSPKGYQISQMDNPIVGLGHIDIQLEDGTVKRIGVTRAHLEEDAGKSIHDQFEGMSGIDLNRAGTPLLEIVSEPDMRSVEEAVAYIKAIHTLVRWLGISDGNMAEGSFRADCNVSLRRPGEPFGTRCELKNLNSFRFIEQAINVEIERQMEILEWGGEIDQETRLFDPAKMETRSMRSKEEANDYRYFPDPDLLPVIIPDEQIEAIKAQMPELPAARRARFVADFGVTEYDAHVLTLTREMSEFYEDVVKAAGGAAQGKIAANWVMGEFSGALNKAGLDLADSPVSAEKLGGMIARIVDNTISGKIAKQVFNFMWEEGKTADEIIAEKGLKQETDTGAIEAMIKEVLAANQKMVDEYKSGKEKAFNGLVGQVMKASRGKANPAQVNELMKKLIG, encoded by the coding sequence ATGGCTAAAAACGCTGCTAAACCAAAATCTAACCTGATTGATGGTTGGGAAGTCGTTATTGGTATCGAGATTCACACTCAGCTTGCGACTAAATCTAAAATCTTCTCCGGTTCATCAACTGAATTTGGTAATGATCCAAACACTCAGGCGAGCCTAGTGGATTTGGCAATGCCGGGCGTACTGCCAGTGCTGAACAAAGAAGTGGTTGATCTTGCAATCCGCTTTGGTCTGGGTATTGATGCTTACATCGACCAGGCTTCTGTATTTGCGCGTAAAAACTACTTCTATCCGGATTCTCCAAAAGGCTACCAGATCAGCCAGATGGACAACCCGATTGTGGGCTTGGGCCATATCGACATCCAGCTTGAAGATGGCACCGTGAAACGCATTGGTGTGACTCGTGCGCATCTTGAAGAAGATGCCGGTAAATCGATTCACGACCAGTTTGAAGGCATGTCTGGTATCGACTTGAACCGCGCTGGTACTCCACTGCTGGAAATCGTCTCTGAACCGGATATGCGTTCTGTTGAAGAAGCTGTGGCTTATATCAAGGCGATTCACACGCTGGTACGCTGGTTAGGTATTTCTGACGGTAACATGGCAGAAGGTTCGTTCCGTGCCGACTGTAACGTATCTTTACGTCGTCCGGGTGAACCGTTTGGTACCCGTTGTGAGCTGAAAAACCTAAACTCATTCCGTTTCATTGAACAGGCAATCAATGTTGAAATTGAACGTCAGATGGAAATTCTGGAATGGGGTGGTGAAATCGATCAGGAAACTCGTCTGTTCGACCCTGCGAAGATGGAAACCCGTTCAATGCGCTCGAAAGAAGAAGCGAACGATTACCGCTACTTCCCGGACCCAGACCTGTTACCTGTGATCATTCCAGACGAACAGATCGAAGCGATTAAAGCACAAATGCCTGAGCTACCTGCTGCACGTCGTGCACGTTTCGTAGCAGACTTCGGTGTGACTGAGTACGATGCTCACGTGCTTACATTGACTCGTGAAATGTCAGAGTTTTACGAAGATGTGGTAAAAGCTGCTGGCGGTGCTGCTCAAGGTAAGATTGCTGCGAACTGGGTGATGGGTGAATTCTCAGGTGCCCTGAACAAAGCTGGCCTTGACCTTGCTGATTCCCCGGTTTCTGCTGAGAAACTAGGCGGCATGATCGCACGTATCGTGGACAACACTATTAGCGGTAAGATCGCGAAACAGGTGTTCAACTTTATGTGGGAAGAAGGCAAAACTGCGGACGAAATTATTGCTGAGAAAGGTCTGAAGCAGGAAACTGATACAGGCGCGATTGAAGCAATGATTAAAGAAGTGCTTGCTGCGAACCAGAAGATGGTAGATGAGTACAAGTCTGGTAAAGAGAAAGCCTTTAATGGTCTGGTTGGTCAGGTGATGAAAGCATCACGTGGTAAGGCTAACCCTGCTCAGGTGAATGAATTGATGAAGAAATTGATTGGTTAA
- the gatA gene encoding Asp-tRNA(Asn)/Glu-tRNA(Gln) amidotransferase subunit GatA, protein MTDLHRLSVRELTEGLAQAKFSSRELTEHYLKRIEKVDAQVKSYVTVTAEQALAQADAADELRRAGTAGVLTGVPIAHKDIFCTQGIRTSAGSKMLDNFISPYDATVVAKGKAAGLVTLGKVNMDEFAMGSTSESSYYGATKNPWALDHVPGGSSGGSAAVVAADLAPFATGTDTGGSIRQPASFCGLTGLKPTYGRVSRYGMIAYASSLDQGGPMARSAEDCAYLMNVMAGHDAKDSTSVEKDVDDYVANLNGTSVKGLRIGIPKQYFNVAGLAADVKARVEESLKKLEEMGAILVEIDLNMTEAYVPTYYLIAPAEASSNLSRYDGVRYGYRCEDPKDIMDLYKRSRSEGFGPEVQRRILIGTYALSAGYYDAYYVKAQKVRRLIQQDFLKAFESVDVIAAPAAPTTAYKIGANLSPVEMYLGDIYTIAVNLAGLPAISAPVGFDQDNLPVGLQLIGNYWSESQLLSVVHQYQQATDWHTKRAAIAEENA, encoded by the coding sequence ATGACAGATTTACACCGCCTATCAGTTCGTGAACTTACCGAAGGTTTGGCACAAGCTAAATTTTCATCGCGCGAACTGACTGAACATTACTTAAAGCGCATTGAAAAAGTAGATGCTCAAGTGAAGTCCTATGTGACTGTCACTGCCGAGCAGGCACTGGCACAGGCTGATGCTGCAGATGAACTGCGTCGTGCTGGCACTGCAGGCGTGCTGACCGGTGTGCCGATTGCCCACAAAGATATTTTCTGTACCCAAGGCATCCGAACTTCTGCGGGTTCTAAAATGCTGGACAATTTTATTTCTCCTTACGACGCGACCGTTGTAGCGAAAGGTAAAGCTGCGGGCCTGGTGACGCTTGGTAAAGTGAACATGGACGAATTCGCCATGGGTTCAACTTCCGAGTCTTCTTACTATGGCGCGACCAAAAACCCTTGGGCACTCGATCACGTCCCTGGCGGTTCTTCAGGCGGCTCTGCAGCCGTTGTCGCTGCTGACCTAGCTCCATTTGCAACCGGTACTGATACCGGTGGTTCAATCCGTCAGCCAGCCTCTTTCTGTGGTCTGACTGGCCTTAAACCAACGTATGGCCGTGTATCACGTTACGGCATGATTGCCTACGCATCATCACTGGACCAAGGTGGTCCAATGGCGCGCTCTGCTGAAGACTGTGCTTATCTGATGAATGTGATGGCAGGTCACGATGCGAAAGATTCAACTTCAGTTGAAAAAGACGTGGATGATTACGTTGCGAACCTGAATGGCACGTCTGTGAAAGGCTTACGCATCGGTATTCCTAAACAGTACTTCAACGTGGCTGGTCTGGCTGCTGACGTAAAAGCGCGTGTTGAAGAATCACTGAAAAAACTGGAAGAAATGGGTGCCATTCTGGTTGAGATTGACCTCAACATGACTGAAGCCTATGTACCGACTTACTACCTGATCGCACCTGCGGAAGCATCTTCGAATCTGTCACGTTATGACGGCGTGCGTTATGGTTACCGCTGTGAAGATCCGAAAGACATCATGGACCTGTACAAACGTTCCCGTTCAGAAGGTTTCGGCCCTGAAGTTCAGCGTCGTATCCTGATCGGTACTTATGCCCTGTCTGCCGGTTATTACGATGCATATTATGTGAAAGCACAAAAAGTCCGTCGTTTAATTCAACAAGACTTCCTGAAAGCATTTGAATCAGTCGACGTGATTGCTGCTCCTGCTGCACCAACAACGGCTTACAAGATCGGTGCCAACCTGTCTCCAGTGGAAATGTACCTGGGTGACATCTACACCATCGCGGTTAACCTTGCAGGTCTTCCTGCAATCAGCGCACCTGTTGGTTTTGACCAGGACAACCTGCCAGTTGGCTTACAGCTGATTGGTAACTACTGGTCTGAATCTCAATTGCTGTCTGTAGTACACCAGTATCAACAGGCAACCGATTGGCATACAAAACGCGCTGCAATTGCTGAGGAGAATGCATAA